The proteins below come from a single Ruficoccus amylovorans genomic window:
- a CDS encoding PEP-CTERM sorting domain-containing protein, which produces MAGLLVAGAISSLQAETVTWTGAADSSWSNSANWSNGEVPGSSASAGVDVLINSNTGMAADNTIENIGGWDSDPRILNSITFDISGARLYQAGDPYFVLGDSETVGQFTLTSAFTTDGWVFFGGGTRTQNNYRRGRLQFDKGMLLTNNGTGVGIFERAYVQNTVDSANGSVTFAGSGSWLFATNSYLGKARNAPQTSSPYNPGSILTPDAVVNVKLGDNDNAFSGTVTYASSLAMEVTTLEINGGTLNLQDSGINNTGALTVGLNGSFIGTGDIAGAAIVAGQLSPGADGTGTGTFSFGDDLSLQSTAEVLLGITGTGAGTYDHIQLDGGILTYGGSLIVTVDGTYTVGDSWALFTGYGSESGDFDTISINGVTLTKEGDVWVGSASGVNYQFDQAAGELAVVVPEPGTIVFVGLAAVTFALALRRRGRRC; this is translated from the coding sequence ATGGCCGGTCTTCTCGTTGCCGGAGCCATTTCCTCCCTTCAGGCTGAAACGGTTACCTGGACGGGCGCGGCCGATTCGTCCTGGAGTAACAGCGCCAACTGGTCCAACGGCGAAGTCCCCGGCAGCAGCGCATCGGCGGGAGTGGATGTGCTCATCAACAGCAACACCGGGATGGCCGCTGACAATACGATTGAAAATATCGGCGGCTGGGATTCAGACCCTCGCATTCTCAATTCCATCACCTTCGATATTTCCGGCGCGCGCCTTTATCAGGCAGGCGATCCCTATTTTGTGCTCGGGGATAGTGAAACTGTCGGGCAGTTCACGCTAACCTCCGCCTTCACGACGGATGGCTGGGTGTTCTTTGGCGGGGGGACTCGGACCCAGAACAACTACCGCCGGGGCCGTCTGCAGTTCGACAAGGGCATGCTTTTGACCAATAACGGCACGGGCGTGGGCATCTTTGAGCGGGCCTATGTGCAGAACACAGTGGACTCGGCCAATGGTTCGGTGACCTTCGCCGGGTCGGGCTCGTGGTTGTTCGCGACGAACAGCTACCTGGGTAAAGCCCGCAACGCACCGCAGACTTCCTCCCCGTATAACCCCGGCTCGATCCTGACCCCGGACGCGGTCGTCAACGTCAAGCTCGGGGACAACGACAACGCCTTCAGCGGCACGGTGACCTATGCCAGTTCGCTGGCAATGGAAGTGACCACGCTCGAAATCAACGGCGGCACGCTGAACCTGCAAGACTCGGGCATCAACAATACCGGCGCGCTGACCGTCGGGCTCAACGGCTCCTTTATCGGTACGGGCGACATCGCGGGGGCGGCCATCGTTGCCGGTCAACTCTCGCCCGGCGCGGATGGTACCGGTACGGGCACGTTCTCCTTCGGCGACGATCTGAGCCTGCAATCGACGGCGGAAGTCCTGCTCGGGATCACCGGGACCGGGGCCGGGACCTACGACCACATCCAGCTCGACGGCGGGATCTTGACCTATGGCGGCTCGCTCATCGTAACTGTTGACGGTACTTACACGGTCGGCGACTCCTGGGCGCTGTTCACCGGGTATGGCTCCGAGAGCGGTGACTTCGACACCATCTCTATCAACGGCGTTACCCTGACGAAGGAGGGCGATGTGTGGGTCGGCTCCGCCTCCGGGGTTAACTACCAGTTCGACCAGGCGGCGGGCGAACTCGCCGTTGTTGTTCCCGAGCCGGGAACGATCGTCTTCGTCGGCCTGGCCGCGGTCACCTTTGCACTTGCGCTGCGTCGCCGCGGGCGGCGTTGCTGA
- a CDS encoding LacI family DNA-binding transcriptional regulator produces the protein MPKPSVPDADAKPPLPQRVTLSDIAEVAGTSHVTVSLALRNHPKISATTRKKVCAIAKKMGYRPDPMLKALSEYRKQTKAARYQAALVWINLFDTAVYPPRYHTFGDCQEGARERAAELGFSLLPVCPKAEGMTPASLRRMLQARGIMGVIVGPHPKPRTRWRWDISEFSAVRVGYSLSAPLLHVVANDQAASSALAIRKLRELGHRRIGMVLSREHNERTDDHFLGGFLGKCMPGLSSGDNPFLVFDEPFNREQWQAWYERFRPDAVIVGGEETGKAIRSFGVRVPEDLSVVIFGDIKSGSFWAYVDQNDHAIGRMSVDVVVGMLNRHETGLPERPCCTLVESRWCAGTSVQKQPASARR, from the coding sequence ATGCCGAAGCCCTCAGTACCCGACGCCGACGCCAAGCCCCCGTTGCCCCAGCGGGTCACGCTGAGCGATATTGCGGAAGTGGCCGGGACGAGCCATGTGACAGTTTCGCTGGCCCTGCGCAACCACCCGAAAATATCAGCCACGACCCGCAAAAAGGTCTGCGCGATCGCGAAAAAGATGGGCTACCGGCCGGACCCGATGCTGAAGGCCCTGTCCGAGTACCGCAAGCAGACCAAGGCCGCGCGTTACCAGGCGGCGCTGGTGTGGATCAACCTGTTTGACACGGCGGTTTATCCGCCTCGTTACCATACATTCGGTGATTGTCAGGAAGGAGCCCGCGAGCGTGCTGCCGAGCTTGGGTTTTCGCTGTTGCCGGTCTGTCCGAAGGCCGAGGGGATGACCCCGGCCTCGCTGCGCCGCATGCTCCAGGCTCGCGGGATCATGGGGGTGATCGTCGGCCCGCACCCGAAGCCGCGCACGCGCTGGCGGTGGGATATCAGCGAGTTTTCCGCCGTGCGCGTGGGATATTCCCTCAGCGCGCCGTTGCTGCACGTGGTGGCGAACGATCAGGCCGCCTCCAGTGCGCTGGCGATTCGCAAGCTGCGCGAACTCGGGCATCGGCGTATCGGCATGGTGCTTTCCCGTGAACACAATGAGCGCACGGACGACCATTTTCTGGGCGGCTTTCTCGGCAAGTGCATGCCCGGTCTCTCCAGCGGGGATAACCCGTTTCTGGTTTTCGACGAACCCTTCAACCGGGAGCAGTGGCAGGCGTGGTACGAGCGTTTTCGCCCGGACGCGGTTATCGTGGGCGGAGAGGAGACCGGGAAGGCTATCCGATCCTTCGGCGTACGTGTGCCGGAGGATTTATCCGTGGTGATCTTCGGGGATATTAAATCGGGCAGCTTCTGGGCCTACGTCGATCAGAACGACCACGCCATCGGGCGCATGAGCGTCGATGTAGTCGTGGGGATGCTCAACCGGCACGAAACCGGCCTGCCGGAACGCCCTTGCTGCACGCTGGTGGAATCCCGCTGGTGCGCGGGCACGAGCGTCCAAAAACAGCCCGCCTCCGCCCGGCGCTAG
- a CDS encoding class I SAM-dependent methyltransferase, which produces MIKEASFRTCPICDDSTVECLHHQKFTLPRDHPLPAQFDVVSCTQCGFAYADTAGDENAYNRYYESYSKYIDQKNSTGGGGSSVDKERLEIMAATIAAQFPDKDALVVDIGCANGGLLHMLKGLGFTNLLGVDPSPVCVKNTQELFGIPAEQGWLGELPPAVHSAGLIVLSHVLEHVLHPRLSIEKLRDRLAPGGMIYAETPDADRYVDCLTAPFQDFNIEHINHYGPASLENLFEAAGFRAISVQTKFMETAPGIPYPAVFGFFQKKDGPATAPAEWVRDETFLPHLNDYIGRSREKLAALDQQLTEALRGPVIVWGTGQLTLKLLAETRLGQAEIAAFVDSNPCNQGKELQGIAILPPAALRDMPAHPIIIGTMLHNKVIREQITQELQLANPVIELA; this is translated from the coding sequence ATGATTAAAGAAGCTTCTTTCCGTACCTGCCCGATCTGCGACGATAGCACGGTCGAATGCCTCCACCACCAGAAGTTCACGCTCCCCAGGGATCATCCCCTGCCCGCCCAGTTCGACGTCGTTTCGTGCACGCAATGCGGGTTCGCCTACGCCGATACGGCGGGTGATGAAAACGCCTACAACCGCTACTACGAAAGCTACTCCAAGTACATCGACCAAAAAAATTCGACCGGCGGTGGCGGCAGCTCCGTGGACAAGGAACGCCTCGAAATCATGGCCGCAACCATCGCCGCGCAGTTCCCGGACAAGGACGCGCTCGTCGTCGATATCGGCTGCGCCAACGGTGGACTGCTTCACATGCTCAAGGGGCTGGGCTTCACGAACCTGCTCGGTGTGGACCCCTCTCCGGTCTGCGTGAAAAACACCCAGGAGCTGTTCGGCATTCCCGCCGAACAGGGCTGGCTCGGCGAACTTCCGCCCGCGGTCCATTCCGCCGGGCTGATCGTGCTCTCACACGTGCTGGAGCACGTGCTGCACCCCCGGCTCTCCATCGAAAAGCTTCGCGACCGGCTCGCCCCCGGCGGTATGATCTACGCCGAGACCCCGGACGCCGACCGCTATGTGGACTGCCTGACCGCCCCCTTTCAGGACTTCAACATCGAGCACATCAACCACTACGGCCCCGCCTCGCTGGAAAACCTCTTCGAGGCCGCCGGCTTCCGGGCCATCTCGGTCCAGACGAAGTTTATGGAAACCGCGCCCGGCATTCCCTACCCGGCAGTCTTCGGCTTTTTCCAGAAAAAGGACGGCCCTGCGACCGCTCCGGCCGAGTGGGTCAGGGACGAGACCTTTCTCCCCCACCTCAACGACTACATCGGGCGCTCGCGCGAAAAGCTGGCCGCCCTCGACCAGCAGTTGACCGAAGCCCTGCGCGGCCCGGTCATTGTCTGGGGCACGGGGCAACTAACCCTCAAGCTCCTGGCCGAAACCCGCCTGGGCCAGGCCGAGATCGCCGCCTTCGTCGATTCCAACCCCTGCAATCAGGGCAAGGAACTCCAGGGCATCGCCATCCTCCCCCCCGCCGCGCTGAGGGACATGCCTGCGCACCCGATCATTATCGGCACCATGCTTCACAACAAGGTGATCCGCGAACAGATCACGCAGGAGCTTCAGCTCGCCAATCCTGTCATTGAACTCGCCTAG
- a CDS encoding sialate O-acetylesterase → MKMSALFVVVLASAVVAKAGSLASYSFDNGLATASVAEHVTASEAQWTVPGGGFSTSQGNAYIDTGTTLGGFDGERCLSFSVTANEGYVLRPETFAFELGGSRSSGSHEVTVQAVVRTGLDSANLKLKPGSVTVASHSFNGVEPTFTRYTADLGAARYQGLKSFDIRVYVSSKSGSSQIYLRLDSLELSGTVAPGTPRPAAILPEQTREELDASLNEPDLILTLAPLFRDNAVLQRGQPLPVWGLARPGSGVVVSFAGHDTTATADEDGRWQATLPPLEGSSEGRDFTVRSDTREVVLKDVVVGEVWLCAGQSNMAWPLKSVPDANALIAGSDYPLIREFKVRNISLEEPGTEAEGSWALCSPQTAGSFTAVGYYFARELQARLGVPVGLINSSWGGTGIEAWMSARALESFPAVGQRWEKVLEELPQKMVAYEKEREEYRRRAAEAKAKGEEFDWKKYPKPPPGPGTREAPSGIFNGMVAPLVPYSMAGVLWYQGEGNSGNAASYAQMFPVFIQDWRERWGAPEMPFYFVQLPNYQWDYDRTDMKWAQFRAAQMEALALPETGAAIVIDGKTPIGHPPDKTEVGQRLARLASVRHYGLDQGDASGPLLKAARRQGNEVVLTFSEAASGLTRKGDKLAGFELASAGGDFVPADAVLAGDTVVVSAEEVAEPAQVRYAWRNNPPATLYNGQGLPASPFMAEVE, encoded by the coding sequence ATGAAAATGTCCGCCCTCTTCGTGGTGGTGCTGGCCTCTGCCGTTGTTGCCAAGGCTGGTAGTCTCGCTTCCTATTCCTTTGATAATGGGCTGGCAACGGCTTCCGTGGCGGAACACGTGACGGCCTCCGAAGCCCAGTGGACGGTGCCCGGCGGCGGATTCAGCACCTCACAGGGTAACGCCTATATCGACACGGGCACGACGCTCGGAGGGTTTGACGGCGAGCGTTGCCTGAGCTTCAGCGTCACGGCGAACGAGGGCTATGTGCTGCGTCCGGAGACGTTCGCCTTTGAGTTGGGCGGCAGCCGCAGTTCGGGCAGCCACGAGGTCACGGTGCAGGCCGTTGTCCGGACCGGACTGGACTCCGCCAACCTGAAACTGAAGCCCGGCTCGGTCACCGTGGCTTCCCACAGCTTTAACGGAGTCGAGCCGACCTTCACGCGCTACACGGCGGACCTGGGCGCGGCCCGTTATCAGGGACTCAAGTCGTTCGACATTCGCGTGTACGTGAGCAGCAAGTCCGGCAGCAGCCAGATCTACCTGCGCCTGGATTCGCTGGAGTTGAGCGGTACCGTCGCCCCCGGCACTCCGCGCCCGGCTGCGATCTTGCCGGAGCAAACGAGGGAGGAGCTCGACGCTTCCCTCAACGAGCCGGATTTGATTCTGACGCTTGCTCCGCTCTTTCGCGATAACGCCGTGTTGCAACGCGGGCAGCCGCTTCCTGTCTGGGGCTTGGCCCGACCCGGCTCCGGCGTGGTGGTCAGTTTTGCCGGGCATGACACCACGGCCACGGCCGACGAGGACGGACGCTGGCAGGCAACGCTGCCGCCCCTGGAGGGCAGCAGCGAGGGAAGGGATTTTACGGTCCGCAGCGACACGCGGGAAGTGGTCCTCAAGGATGTCGTGGTGGGAGAAGTCTGGCTCTGCGCCGGGCAGTCGAACATGGCCTGGCCGCTCAAGTCCGTGCCCGACGCCAACGCGCTCATCGCGGGCTCGGACTACCCGCTGATCCGTGAATTCAAGGTCCGCAACATCTCGCTGGAGGAACCGGGAACAGAGGCCGAGGGCTCCTGGGCGCTGTGCTCGCCGCAGACGGCTGGGTCGTTCACGGCGGTTGGTTATTACTTCGCCCGCGAACTGCAAGCCCGGCTCGGCGTGCCGGTCGGGTTGATTAACAGCAGTTGGGGCGGCACTGGCATCGAGGCCTGGATGAGTGCGCGCGCGTTGGAATCCTTTCCTGCCGTGGGACAGCGCTGGGAGAAGGTGCTGGAGGAACTGCCGCAGAAAATGGTCGCTTACGAAAAGGAACGCGAGGAGTACCGTCGCCGCGCCGCCGAGGCCAAGGCGAAGGGGGAGGAGTTCGACTGGAAAAAATACCCCAAGCCGCCGCCCGGACCCGGCACCCGCGAAGCTCCCTCGGGGATTTTCAACGGCATGGTGGCCCCGCTCGTGCCGTACTCGATGGCCGGGGTACTCTGGTATCAGGGCGAGGGCAACAGCGGCAACGCAGCCTCTTATGCCCAAATGTTTCCGGTCTTCATCCAGGACTGGCGGGAGCGCTGGGGGGCGCCGGAAATGCCTTTTTACTTCGTGCAACTGCCCAACTACCAGTGGGACTACGACCGCACGGACATGAAGTGGGCGCAGTTCCGGGCGGCGCAAATGGAGGCGCTGGCCCTGCCGGAAACGGGAGCGGCCATCGTGATCGACGGGAAAACGCCCATCGGCCACCCGCCGGACAAGACCGAGGTCGGTCAGCGGCTGGCCCGCCTGGCCTCGGTCCGCCATTACGGGTTGGACCAGGGCGATGCTTCCGGGCCGTTGCTCAAAGCGGCCCGCCGCCAGGGTAACGAAGTCGTGCTGACCTTTTCCGAAGCGGCCAGCGGGCTTACCCGGAAGGGGGACAAGTTGGCGGGCTTTGAACTGGCCTCAGCCGGGGGGG